A portion of the Halobacillus ihumii genome contains these proteins:
- a CDS encoding sigma-70 family RNA polymerase sigma factor produces MADQKKVKKAKRGSDKAFQELIQEEKNKLYRMAYVYVKNESDALDIVQEAIYKAYISMKTLKENKYFSTWLTRILINQALDFIKKNKRVIPIDEIENFHTREVHREEDSIDLVDAINRLQDQYKSIIILRYYKDFTIKQIAETLDRPEGTVKTHLHRAVKQLKMDLKEESIK; encoded by the coding sequence ATGGCGGATCAGAAGAAGGTAAAAAAGGCAAAAAGGGGAAGCGATAAAGCTTTTCAGGAATTGATTCAAGAAGAGAAAAACAAACTTTACCGTATGGCATATGTGTATGTAAAAAATGAAAGCGATGCTTTAGATATTGTCCAGGAAGCCATATACAAGGCGTACATATCGATGAAAACATTAAAGGAGAATAAATATTTTTCTACGTGGTTAACACGAATTTTAATTAATCAGGCATTGGATTTTATCAAGAAGAACAAACGTGTAATACCTATTGATGAAATTGAAAATTTTCATACAAGAGAAGTTCATCGGGAAGAAGACAGCATTGATTTAGTCGATGCTATTAATCGGTTACAAGATCAATATAAATCAATAATCATCCTCAGGTATTATAAAGATTTTACGATAAAACAAATTGCTGAAACGCTGGATCGCCCTGAAGGAACGGTAAAGACTCATTTACACCGTGCCGTTAAACAGTTAAAAATGGATTTAAAGGAGGAAAGTATTAAATGA